From a region of the Gossypium raimondii isolate GPD5lz chromosome 10, ASM2569854v1, whole genome shotgun sequence genome:
- the LOC105775026 gene encoding protein EARLY FLOWERING 4 — protein MANNPRNNANKKLKHHRNQDSDDFDGNPEAWATLDKNFKQVQSVLDRNRMLIQQVNDNHQSKNPDNMVKNVALIQELNGNISRVVSLYSDMSSNFSTSFHNNGHHKEG, from the coding sequence ATGGCCAACAACCCTAGAAACAACGCcaacaagaaattgaaacatCACCGGAACCAAGATTCCGACGACTTTGATGGTAACCCCGAAGCTTGGGCAACGCTAGACAAGAATTTCAAGCAAGTCCAATCGGTTTTGGACCGGAACCGGATGCTGATCCAACAGGTTAACGATAACCACCAATCGAAGAACCCCGACAACATGGTTAAGAACGTTGCATTAATTCAAGAACTTAATGGGAACATATCCAGGGTTGTCTCACTTTACTCTGATATGTCTTCCAATTTCTCCACTTCCTTTCACAACAATGGACACCACAAGGAAGGCTGA
- the LOC105777829 gene encoding protein EARLY FLOWERING 4, translating into MANNTNKKLKHHRNQDSDDGNPEVWATIDKSFKQVQSVLDRNRMLIQQVNENHQSKIHDNMVKNVALIQELNGNISKVVSLYSDLSSNFSTAFQQQHSNEHPKEG; encoded by the coding sequence ATGGCCAACAACACCAACAAGAAACTGAAACATCACCGGAACCAAGATTCCGACGACGGTAATCCCGAAGTTTGGGCAACGATAGACAAGAGTTTCAAGCAAGTCCAATCGGTTTTAGACCGGAACCGGATGTTGATCCAGCAAGTCAACGAGAATCATCAATCGAAGATCCACGACAACATGGTGAAGAACGTAGCATTAATTCAAGAACTTAACGGGAACATATCAAAGGTTGTTTCACTTTACTCCGATTTGTCTTCAAATTTCTCTACTGCTTTTCAGCAACAACATAGCAATGAACATCCCAAAGAAGGTTGA
- the LOC105777828 gene encoding peptidyl-prolyl cis-trans isomerase CYP19-4, producing MATKTRLASVAVLWFLVLFGTLAIIQNRFSDAGVPEPKLNQGFDDDSEEITHKVYFDVQIDGKSAGRIVIGLFGKTVPKTAENFRALCTGEKGAGKSGKPLHYKGSTFHRIIPSFMIQGGDFTRGDGRGGESIYGERFADENFKLKHEGPGRLSMANAGPNTNGSQFFITTVTTGWLDGHHVVFGKVIAGMDVVFKIEAQGRQSGVPKAKVVIVDSGEMPI from the exons ATGGCCACTAAAACGAGATTGGCTTCGGTTGCAGTGTTATGGTTTCTAGTTCTTTTTGGAACCTTAGCTATAATTCAG AATCGATTTAGCGATGCTGGAGTTCCAGAGCCTAAGCTTAATCAG ggttttgatgaTGATTCAGAAGAAATTACGCATAAAGTTTACTTTGATGTTCAGATTGATGGAAAATCTGCTG GTCGAATAGTCATAGGCCTATTCGGCAAAACCGTTCCTAAAACCGCAG AGAACTTCCGTGCCCTTTGTACAG GGGAGAAAGGAGCCGGAAAGAGTGGGAAACCCCTCCATTACAAAGGGAGCACGTTTCATAGAATTATTCCAAGCTTTATGATCCAAGGTGGTGACTTTACTCGTGGCGACGGGCGAGGTGGAGAGTCGATATACGGTGAAAGGTTTGCCGATGAGAATTTCAAGCTTAAGCATGAAGGACCTG GACGGCTTTCAATGGCCAATGCTGGACCAAACACCAATGGATCACAATTCTTCATCACAACCGTAACAACCGGCTG GTTGGACGGTCATCATGTCGTATTCGGCAAGGTGATCGCCGGAATGGATGTTGTCTTCAAGATTGAAGCTCAAGGAAGACAAAGTGGGGTACCAAAAGCTAAAGTTGTCATTGTAGATAGTGGCGAAATGCCTATATAA
- the LOC105777827 gene encoding phosphoinositide phospholipase C 2, with the protein MSKQSYRVCFCFRRRFKMTVAQAPEDVKNLFEMYSENGLMNADGLHKFLVEYQKEDETTTDDAQKIIDGSKHLPKNCLHVEAFFRHLFSDTNSPQVSLGVHHDMNAPLSHYFIFTGHNSYLTGNQLNSDCSDVPIINALKRGVRVIELDIWPNSEKDDVHVLHGGTLTAPVTLLKCLSSIKEYAFVSSDFPVVITLEDHLTPDLQAKAANMITETLGDILFTPGPEVFKEFPSLETLKKRIIISTKPPKDYTEAKEDKDKENDSKSDKADDEVAMKKAEPHENKPKQKKAPEYKRLIAIHAGKPKGGLDECLEVDPEKVRRLSLSELELEKAAETHGKQIVRFTQRNMLRVYPKGIRVDSSNYNPMIAWLHGAQMVAFNMQGCDKHLWLMHGMFKANGQCGYVKKPDFLLNTNEIFDPEVKHSEKTILKVTVYLGEGWYYDFDHTHFDSYSPPDFYVKVGIAGVPADKQMTKSKIVEDSWVPSWNQEFEFHLTMPQLALLRIKVHEYDMSKKDDFAGQTCLPVSEIRSGIRAVPLMDKKGDKYNNVKLLMRFEFTNPS; encoded by the exons ATGTCCAAACAATCGTATAGGGTTTGCTTCTGCTTTCGGAGGAGGTTTAAGATGACGGTTGCACAAGCACCAGAAGATGTCAAGAACTTGTTTGAGATGTATTCTGAGAATGGGTTAATGAATGCTGATGGATTGCACAAGTTCTTAGTTGAGTATCAGAAAGAAGATGAGACTACAACAGATGATGCTCAAAAGATTATTGATGGTTCGAAACATTTGCCTAAAAACTGTTTACATGTTGAAGCCTTTTTTAGGCACCTCTTTAGTGATACTAATTCCCCTCAAGTTTCTCTAGGG GTACACCATGATATGAATGCTCCTTTGTctcattatttcatatttacCGGTCACAATTCTTACCTTACCGGGAATCAACTCAACAGCGATTGCAGCGACGTCCCCATCATAAACGCACTTAAGAGAGGTGTGAGAGTGATAGAACTTGATATATGGCCAAATTCCGAAAAAGACGATGTTCATGTTCTTCATGGGGG AACTTTGACAGCTCCGGTGACGCTCCTCAAATGCTTGAGTTCTATTAAGGAGTATGCTTTTGTTTCCTCGGACTTTCCCGTCGTAATAACTCTGGAAGACCATCTCACCCCGGATCTTCAGGCTAAAGCTGCCAAT ATGATCACCGAAACGCTTGGAGACATCTTGTTTACTCCCGGCCCGGAAGTCTTTAAAGAATTCCCTTCTCTGGAGACATTGAAGAAACGCATAATCATATCTACGAAACCACCAAAGGATTACACAGAAGCCAAAGAAGATAAGGATAAAGAGAATGATTCGAAAAGCGATAAGGCCGACGATGAAGTGGCCATGAAAAAA GCCGAGCCGCACGAAAACAAGCCAAAGCAAAAAAAGGCACCGGAATATAAACGTTTAATCGCCATTCATGCTGGGAAACCAAAGGGTGGATTAGATGAGTGTCTAGAAGTGGATCCCGAAAAAGTGAGACGGCTTAGCTTGAGTGAACTAGAACTTGAAAAAGCTGCAGAAACTCATGGAAAACAAATAGTCAG GTTTACACAGAGGAACATGCTTCGGGTATACCCGAAGGGCATACGAGTTGATTCTTCCAATTACAACCCGATGATTGCGTGGTTGCACGGAGCTCAAATGGTCGCATTTAATATGCAGGGTTGTGATAAACATTTATGGTTGATGCATGGAATGTTTAAAGCCAACGGGCAATGTGGATACGTGAAAAAACCCGATTTCCTACTAAACACTAACGAAATCTTCGACCCCGAAGTTAAGCATTCAGAGAAAACGATTTTGAAA GTAACTGTATATTTGGGGGAAGGATGGTATTATGATTTTGATCATACACATTTCGATTCGTATTCGCCTCCAGACTTCTACGTAAAG GTGGGGATTGCAGGGGTTCCAGCAGATAAACAGATGACGAAATCAAAGATAGTAGAAGATAGTTGGGTGCCTAGTTGGAACCAGGAATTTGAGTTCCATTTAACCATGCCTCAACTAGCTCTACTTCGGATCAAAGTCCACGAATACGACATGTCCAAAAAAGACGACTTTGCAGGCCAAACATGTTTACCGGTTTCCGAAATAAGAAGTGGGATCAGAGCAGTTCCGCTCATGGACAAAAAAGGCGACAAGTACAACAACGTAAAACTTCTAATGCGGTTCGAGTTCACCAATCCATCATAA
- the LOC105778011 gene encoding putative serine/threonine-protein kinase-like protein CCR3, with translation MTKQTFLFLVAVSFLNVFSFPSLTNALGSGSTLAVVYGTATVCAIVAAEPNQRIICYRAGGGFSSSPAVISISPNVSYSAVAGGRTNFCAIRSGGYSLLCWDTTIRSLPSKRLYNNDTVLLQSLSVGDERICATAMNNTPPVTCWRTENNTEELPNSNLTMGKVTSGFGFSCGIVLSQNRQVTCWGSNSVAAARVNQFGNMSMENIEAGANHVCGVNSEGELVCRGDNSTGQLDVPSNKGLNFASGLALGDGFSCGIRRSNGTVVCWGSMNETAIEGIQFESIVAGVNFTCGLTTRNFSIICWGPGWPELNQSSSNSSINELPLGAEILPGPCTDSSCNECGSYPLSNRLCFGSRNICRPSPCFNFTNPSPSPSSPPPPEVSRRSTTSRGLRRGLLAFAIVGSIGGFMGICTIAYCLWTGVCFGKKKVHNSVQPTITRAGSNSGPGSNSGPPSRSLTIRRQGSRSMKRQRSGTSSSKHADRAEEFSLVELAAATNNFALENKIGAGSFGIVYRGKLFDSREVAIKRGETGQKTKKFQEKETAFESELAFLSRLHHKHLVRLVGYCQERDERLLVYEYMKNGALYNHLHDKDNVEKSSSLLNSWKMRIKIALDAARGIEYLHYYAVPTIIHRDIKSSNILLDEHWTARVSDFGLSLMGPESNKDYRPMKAVGTVGYIDPEYYGLNVLTTKSDVYGLGVVMLELLTGKRAIFKNDENEGTPISLVDFAVPAIMAGELGKVLDVRVGPPEINESEAVELMAYTAMHCVNLEGKERPTIGDIVSNLERAVTVCNGSHYDSISSSGFSIVSE, from the coding sequence ATGACGAAACAAACTTTCCTTTTCCTTGTCGCCGTTAGTTTCCTTAACGTTTTCTCGTTCCCGTCGTTAACTAATGCATTGGGTTCCGGCTCTACACTCGCCGTCGTATACGGCACCGCCACCGTTTGTGCCATCGTAGCCGCGGAGCCGAATCAGCGTATTATCTGCTACCGTGCCGGTGGTGGTTTCTCCTCCTCCCCTGCTGTCATCTCAATCTCCCCTAACGTCTCTTACTCAGCCGTCGCCGGTGGGCGAACTAACTTTTGCGCAATCCGGTCCGGCGGTTACAGCCTTCTCTGTTGGGATACGACCATCCGGTCTTTACCCAGTAAACGCCTTTACAATAACGACACCGTACTCCTTCAATCCCTCTCCGTCGGCGACGAACGGATTTGCGCTACAGCGATGAACAATACACCGCCGGTAACCTGTTGGAGAACGGAGAACAATACTGAAGAGTTACCCAATAGTAATCTCACAATGGGTAAAGTCACATCCGGATTCGGGTTTTCATGTGGGATCGTACTGAGTCAAAACAGACAAGTAACCTGTTGGGGAAGTAACTCAGTGGCGGCAGCCAGAGTTAATCAATTCGGGAACATGTCAATGGAGAACATCGAAGCTGGGGCAAACCATGTTTGTGGGGTTAACTCAGAAGGTGAGTTGGTTTGCAGAGGAGATAACTCAACGGGTCAACTCGATGTTCCTTCAAACAAAGGGTTGAACTTTGCTTCAGGGTTAGCTCTGGGTGATGGGTTTAGCTGTGGGATTCGGAGATCAAATGGGACAGTTGTTTGTTGGGGTTCTATGAATGAAACTGCCATTGAAGGGATTCAATTTGAATCCATTGTTGCTGGTGTGAATTTCACTTGTGGGTTAACAACAAggaatttttcaataatttgttGGGGGCCTGGTTGGCCTGAGTTGAATCAGTCGAGTTCAAATTCCTCCATTAATGAGTTACCTTTGGGAGCTGAGATTTTACCAGGTCCTTGCACTGATTCTTCTTGTAATGAGTGTGGGTCATATCCTCTATCAAATAGGCTTTGTTTTGGTTCTCGTAACATTTGTAGACCATCACCCTGTTTTAACTTCACCAACCCGTCACCGTCGCCTTCATCTCCACCGCCGCCGGAGGTTTCACGGCGGTCGACGACGTCTAGAGGGTTGAGGAGAGGGTTATTGGCTTTTGCAATAGTTGGATCAATTGGAGGTTTTATGGGGATTTGTACTATTGCTTATTGTTTATGGACTGGTGTTTGTTTTGGGAAAAAGAAGGTACATAATTCGGTCCAGCCAACAATTACTCGAGCCGGTTCGAACAGCGGTCCGGGTTCGAACAGCGGTCCGCCGTCAAGGTCATTGACGATCAGACGACAAGGTTCGAGATCGATGAAGCGACAGAGAAGCGGGACATCATCATCAAAACATGCTGACAGAGCTGAGGAATTCAGCTTAGTCGAGCTCGCGGCAGCTACCAATAATTTTGCCCTTGAAAACAAGATCGGAGCCGGCAGCTTCGGCATCGTTTACCGAGGGAAATTGTTCGACAGTCGTGAAGTGGCGATCAAACGAGGCGAAACGGGTCAAAAGACAAAGAAATTCCAAGAGAAAGAGACCGCATTCGAATCGGAGTTAGCATTTTTATCCCGGCTCCATCACAAGCATTTGGTTAGGCTTGTAGGGTATTGCCAAGAGAGGGACGAAAGGCTTTTAGTTTACGAATACATGAAGAACGGCGCACTTTATAACCATTTACACGATAAAGACAACGTCGAAAAATCGAGTAGTTTGTTGAATTCATGGAAAATGCGGATCAAAATCGCGTTAGATGCGGCTCGAGGGATCGAATACCTTCACTATTACGCGGTTCCGACAATAATCCATAGAGATATCAAGTCTTCCAACATATTGCTTGATGAGCATTGGACCGCAAGGGTTTCGGATTTCGGACTTTCATTAATGGGACCGGAATCCAATAAAGATTACCGGCCGATGAAAGCAGTGGGAACAGTGGGTTACATCGACCCGGAGTACTACGGCCTAAATGTACTAACAACAAAAAGCGACGTTTACGGGCTTGGAGTAGTAATGTTAGAGCTTCTAACAGGTAAAAGAGCTATATTCaagaatgatgaaaatgaaggGACACCAATAAGCTTAGTCGATTTCGCGGTGCCGGCGATTATGGCGGGCGAATTGGGTAAGGTTTTGGATGTTAGAGTCGGACCGCCAGAGATAAACGAAAGCGAAGCAGTGGAGCTAATGGCGTATACTGCAATGCATTGTGTGAATTTAGAAGGGAAAGAGAGACCAACAATTGGTGACATTGTTTCTAATTTGGAAAGGGCAGTGACTGTCTGTAATGGTAGTCACTATGATAGCATCTCTAGTAGTGGATTCTCCATTGTTTCAGagtga